A section of the Primulina eburnea isolate SZY01 chromosome 1, ASM2296580v1, whole genome shotgun sequence genome encodes:
- the LOC140806088 gene encoding uncharacterized protein: MANVRRLQDLNKACPKDCYPLPRIDQLVDSTAVHELLSFLDAYQGYHQILLAKEDQNKMSFVKTKGTYCYVVMSFSLKNAGATYQRLMDRAQAQPNKCTLGVKTGKFLGYMVTRRSTDRSFPFFKVLQRERNFEWNEQSEETNQELKAYLKEFPRPPQTNPRGRVASLPVYHPSGCQLGPSKKRARKLRPYFLSHPITVLTSSTLGRIAAHPDALGRLIKWVTELSEYDIRYEPRKAIKAQVLADFVAETVQLEEEEQWRNLVDGSSFQTRSGVGIVLISPWREETGISVRLDFKASNNEAEYEALLLGLKAAQNLGVSRAILYSDSQLAIQQSNGKYEVKSDKMIKYARAMNNVKEEFSELILELIPRTDN, encoded by the exons ATGGCGAATGTGCGTCGACTTCAGGATTTGAACAAAGCGTGCCCCAAAGACTGTTATCCGCTGCCGAGGATAGACCAGTTAGTAGATTCCACCGCAGTCCATGAGCTACTGAGTTTCTTGGATGCCTACCAAGGATACCATCAAATTCTACTAGCGAAAGAAGACCAGAACAAAATGAGTTTTGTCAAGACCAAGGGAACTTATTGCTATGTCGTCATGTCGTTCAGCCTTAAAAATGCCGGAGCAACATATCAAAGGCTAATGGATCGG GCTCAAGCTCAACCCAACAAATGTACACTGGGAGTCAAGACTGGAAAATTCTTAGGATACATGGTCACAAGGAG GTCGACTGACCGAAGCTTCCCGTTCTTTAAAGTGCTCCAGAGAGAAAGAAACTTTGAGTGGAACGAACAGAGTGAAGAAACCAACCAGGAGTTGAAAGCATATTTGAAAGAGTTCCCCCGTCCTCCACAAACCAATCCAAGGGGAAGAGTTGCTAGTCTACCTGTCTATCATCCCTCGGGCTGCCAGCTCGGTCCTAGTAAGAAGAGAG CCAGAAAATTAAGGCCCTACTTTTTGTCACACCCCATAACCGTCCTCACTAGCAGCACCCTAGGAAGGATCGCAGCACACCCAGATGCCTTAGGAAGACTCATCAAGTGGGTTACCGAGCTGAGCGAGTATGACATCAGATATGAACCCCGAAAAGCGATAAAAGCACAAGTGTTGGCCGATTTCGTGGCAGAAACAGTACAACTAGAAGAGGAGGAACAATGGAGAAATTTGGTAGATGGGTCTTCTTTCCAGACAAGGAGTGGGGTCGGAATTGTACTTATTTCTCCATGGAGAGAGGAAACAGGGATTTCAGTCAGGTTAGATTTCAAGGCGTCTAATAATGAAGCTGAATATGAAGCGCTCCTCTTGGGGCTCAAAGCAGCCCAAAATTTGGGGGTTTCCCGAGCGATCTTATACTCGGACTCCCAATTGGCGATCCAACAGAGTAATGGGAAATACGAAGTGAAGAGCGATAAAATGATTAAATATGCCCGAGCGATGAATAATGTCAAAGAAGAATTCTCTGAACTCATCTTGGAGTTGATCCCTAGAACAGATAACTAG